A portion of the Mesobacillus jeotgali genome contains these proteins:
- a CDS encoding GH32 C-terminal domain-containing protein: MNTGELTISETGGEIGNHSDQYELDLNFNRIQSNKFGIELFASETEGLVLEFDREQQIVSLNRENFEAEFGREYGYVRSAEFRMEDFVKVQVFVDHSIAEIFINDGEVVFTARVFPKAVSKGIRIFSEGNLSCSYTLYELAQGIPI; the protein is encoded by the coding sequence TTGAATACCGGGGAATTGACCATCTCGGAAACTGGCGGAGAAATTGGGAACCATTCAGACCAGTATGAACTTGATCTTAATTTTAACAGAATCCAAAGTAATAAATTCGGCATTGAATTGTTTGCTTCTGAAACAGAAGGGCTTGTACTGGAATTTGACCGAGAACAGCAGATAGTGAGCTTGAATCGTGAGAATTTCGAAGCTGAGTTTGGCAGAGAATACGGTTATGTAAGAAGCGCTGAGTTTAGAATGGAGGATTTTGTAAAGGTACAGGTTTTTGTTGACCACAGCATCGCGGAGATTTTTATCAATGACGGGGAAGTCGTATTTACTGCCCGTGTTTTCCCTAAAGCCGTATCAAAGGGAATCAGGATCTTTAGCGAGGGTAATCTAAGCTGCAGCTACACTCTGTATGAGCTTGCACAAGGGATTCCGATTTAA
- a CDS encoding transporter substrate-binding domain-containing protein: protein MGKKGSLFLVLLLSAMVLLAGCGAGNDSASGSSDDNTFKVGLEAGYAPFNWTQKDDSNGGVKISGTSEYAGGYDVEIAKKIADGLGKELVIVKTEWDGLVPALTSGKIDAIIAGMSPTAERKETIDFSDNYYKSNLVMVVKKGGKYEGAASIQDFKGAKVTAQLNTFHYSVIDQIEGVSKETAMDNFPAMRVALESGIIDGYVSERPEAVSASTANDKFAMVEFKEGFKTSEDDTAIAVGLKKGSKLTDKINEILKGIPEEERTEIMDAAIKNQPAAE, encoded by the coding sequence ATGGGAAAAAAGGGGTCATTATTTTTGGTATTGCTGCTTTCAGCAATGGTTTTACTTGCAGGGTGTGGAGCTGGTAACGATTCAGCATCAGGCTCATCTGATGACAATACATTTAAGGTAGGCCTGGAGGCTGGTTATGCTCCATTCAACTGGACTCAGAAGGATGATTCAAATGGCGGAGTGAAGATATCTGGCACTTCTGAATATGCAGGCGGATATGATGTAGAAATCGCAAAGAAAATCGCTGATGGTTTAGGAAAAGAATTAGTAATCGTTAAAACAGAATGGGATGGACTGGTTCCTGCATTGACATCAGGCAAGATTGACGCCATTATCGCAGGAATGTCCCCAACTGCAGAACGTAAAGAGACAATCGATTTTTCGGATAACTATTATAAATCTAATCTAGTAATGGTCGTTAAAAAAGGCGGAAAATACGAAGGAGCTGCTTCAATCCAGGATTTCAAAGGAGCAAAAGTGACAGCTCAGTTGAATACTTTCCATTACTCAGTAATCGATCAAATCGAAGGTGTGTCCAAAGAGACAGCGATGGACAACTTCCCGGCAATGAGGGTAGCACTTGAATCCGGAATCATCGATGGGTATGTTTCAGAGCGTCCGGAGGCAGTAAGTGCTTCGACTGCAAATGATAAATTTGCGATGGTTGAATTTAAAGAAGGATTCAAGACTTCAGAAGATGATACTGCTATCGCAGTTGGACTTAAAAAAGGCAGCAAATTAACAGATAAAATCAATGAAATATTAAAGGGCATTCCAGAGGAAGAGCGTACAGAAATAATGGATGCGGCAATTAAAAATCAACCTGCAGCAGAATAA
- the eutH gene encoding ethanolamine utilization protein EutH: MIINLIAIFIVIAGIDKVLGNKLKIGEEFSKAFYSMGALSLSMIGIISLAPVLADFFIPLVSPIYAKMGADPSMFASTLLALDMGGYKLAVEMAIDQDAANFSWVFLGTMMGPTLVFTIPVALNLIDKKDYPHFSRGILIGLMTIPIGSIIGGMLYGFDIMWMAKNLLPTILLSIIIMVSLLKFPAATTKMFIWFSKVIESVLIIGLVIVAFQTLTGVILIQNLVPIEESFKTVGNITIILAGAFPFVYFLKWILKKPILKLSEKTGLNDHSLIGLLSSLAHHIPMFTRFNDLNVRGKVVNTAFAVSGAFVFGSHLGFVGSIDKSFIAPMIAGKLTAGILAAIIAYFSVRE; the protein is encoded by the coding sequence ATGATCATTAACTTAATTGCGATTTTTATTGTCATTGCAGGGATTGATAAGGTTTTAGGAAACAAACTTAAAATAGGGGAAGAATTTTCAAAAGCCTTTTATAGCATGGGGGCACTATCGTTATCCATGATCGGCATTATATCGTTAGCTCCTGTACTGGCTGATTTTTTTATCCCGCTTGTGTCCCCCATTTATGCCAAGATGGGGGCTGATCCATCGATGTTTGCCTCTACCTTGCTTGCCCTTGATATGGGCGGTTATAAACTTGCAGTTGAAATGGCCATTGATCAAGACGCTGCTAATTTTTCATGGGTGTTTTTAGGTACCATGATGGGACCTACGTTGGTATTTACAATCCCGGTTGCTTTGAATCTAATCGACAAGAAGGACTATCCTCACTTTTCCAGAGGCATTCTGATTGGCTTAATGACAATCCCGATTGGCAGCATCATCGGTGGGATGCTCTATGGATTTGACATCATGTGGATGGCTAAAAACCTGCTGCCTACTATTTTACTTTCAATCATCATAATGGTATCTCTCTTGAAGTTTCCAGCCGCTACCACAAAAATGTTTATATGGTTTTCAAAAGTTATTGAAAGCGTATTGATCATTGGATTGGTGATCGTGGCATTTCAAACTCTGACAGGAGTGATTCTAATACAAAATCTGGTTCCAATCGAGGAGAGTTTTAAAACGGTAGGAAATATTACCATCATACTTGCTGGGGCGTTTCCTTTTGTTTATTTCCTGAAATGGATACTTAAAAAGCCGATTTTAAAATTAAGCGAAAAAACGGGATTAAATGATCATTCATTAATTGGTTTGCTATCATCATTAGCTCACCATATTCCGATGTTTACCAGGTTCAATGATTTAAACGTCCGAGGAAAAGTAGTGAACACCGCTTTTGCAGTCAGTGGTGCTTTTGTATTTGGCAGTCACCTCGGATTTGTAGGGTCGATTGATAAAAGCTTTATTGCCCCAATGATTGCCGGAAAGCTGACAGCAGGAATTCTGGCAGCTATAATCGCCTATTTCTCTGTCAGAGAATAA
- a CDS encoding EamA family transporter, with translation MKKNKGIFFVFAGASFYGFTPIFVKSGFSNGYTLGQINIVQMSISFLLLWTFTLVKRSSLRGLNKQNTLQIMMTGCFVGLTSIFYYGAMQYLPASIAIILMFQFIWIGIILEWIFQKVKPAPVTVLSIILILIGVFLASNLSTGSIHSLHFVGIIFGILSAFTYAGFIYFSGKVAVEVDPWIRSSLMVTGSAILVTVLFIRDFPSVLPLSQNLLFTGFGVSLFGAILPPLFFAVGAPLISGGVANIITSIELPIALISARLILSETVTPLQWLGVCIILLSIVLNEAGTRIYLRRS, from the coding sequence ATGAAAAAAAACAAGGGTATTTTTTTTGTTTTCGCAGGTGCTAGTTTCTATGGGTTTACTCCAATATTTGTTAAATCGGGGTTTAGCAACGGCTATACACTTGGTCAAATCAACATTGTTCAAATGTCTATTTCGTTTCTTTTATTATGGACTTTTACACTTGTGAAGAGATCAAGTTTAAGAGGATTAAATAAGCAAAATACCCTGCAAATTATGATGACAGGTTGTTTTGTTGGATTAACAAGTATTTTTTACTATGGTGCCATGCAGTATCTTCCGGCATCAATAGCAATTATATTAATGTTCCAATTCATCTGGATCGGCATTATCTTGGAGTGGATTTTCCAAAAAGTTAAGCCGGCCCCAGTTACCGTCCTATCTATTATTTTGATATTGATAGGCGTATTTCTTGCATCAAACTTGTCTACAGGAAGCATACATAGCCTTCATTTTGTTGGAATCATATTTGGTATCTTGTCAGCATTCACATATGCTGGATTCATATATTTCAGCGGAAAAGTCGCTGTCGAGGTCGATCCCTGGATCCGCAGCTCTTTAATGGTTACAGGTTCGGCAATTTTAGTCACAGTTCTATTCATACGAGATTTCCCATCTGTTCTGCCATTGTCTCAAAATCTTCTATTCACTGGTTTTGGAGTGTCGCTGTTTGGGGCAATTCTGCCGCCTTTGTTCTTTGCGGTCGGTGCTCCATTGATATCGGGGGGAGTGGCTAATATCATTACCTCGATTGAGCTGCCTATCGCACTCATTTCAGCCAGGCTGATTTTATCAGAAACGGTCACTCCGCTTCAGTGGCTGGGAGTATGCATCATCCTACTTTCTATCGTTTTAAATGAAGCAGGTACCCGCATTTATCTGAGAAGAAGCTGA
- a CDS encoding pseudouridine-5'-phosphate glycosidase — MKQYIELSAEVQQAKKEGKAIVALESTIISHGMPYPQNVKMAREVEQIVRENGAVPATIAIIDGKIKIGLTDDELELFGKSSGVAKVSRRDLAQIVATKQLGATTVASTMICADLADIKIFVTGGIGGVHKGAERTMDISADLEELAQTDVAVICAGAKSILDLALTMEYLETKGVPVIGYETEYLPAFYTRKSEHKLNFSTDSVDVIAESLKTKWELNLKGGAVIANPIPEEFAMDEDYINSIIDQAVKEAEEKHIIGKDSTPFLLGKIKELTNGKSLDANIELVKHNAKVGTQIAVSFNNQTK, encoded by the coding sequence ATGAAACAATATATTGAATTATCTGCAGAGGTACAACAAGCAAAAAAGGAAGGGAAAGCCATCGTAGCATTGGAATCCACGATTATTTCCCATGGTATGCCTTATCCGCAAAACGTTAAAATGGCCCGTGAGGTTGAGCAAATTGTTAGGGAAAACGGTGCTGTCCCAGCAACGATCGCCATCATTGATGGAAAAATAAAAATTGGTTTAACAGATGATGAATTAGAGTTATTTGGAAAAAGTTCTGGTGTTGCGAAGGTATCAAGACGTGATCTAGCACAAATCGTTGCCACAAAACAACTGGGTGCTACCACTGTTGCTTCCACAATGATTTGTGCTGACTTAGCAGATATCAAAATCTTCGTGACTGGCGGAATTGGCGGGGTCCATAAAGGGGCAGAAAGAACCATGGATATCTCGGCTGACCTCGAAGAACTGGCTCAAACAGATGTAGCTGTTATCTGTGCAGGTGCTAAATCAATCCTTGACCTGGCGCTTACTATGGAATACCTCGAAACAAAAGGTGTACCGGTAATTGGTTATGAAACTGAATATCTTCCAGCATTCTATACAAGAAAAAGCGAACATAAATTAAACTTCTCCACCGATTCGGTCGATGTTATTGCCGAATCATTAAAAACAAAATGGGAACTAAACCTTAAAGGCGGGGCAGTAATCGCAAACCCAATTCCAGAAGAATTTGCCATGGATGAAGACTATATCAATTCAATTATCGATCAAGCAGTAAAAGAAGCAGAAGAAAAACATATCATCGGGAAAGACAGCACACCATTCCTGCTCGGTAAAATCAAAGAATTAACAAACGGTAAAAGCCTTGATGCCAATATCGAATTAGTAAAACACAATGCGAAAGTAGGAACACAAATTGCTGTAAGCTTTAACAACCAGACGAAATAA
- a CDS encoding M24 family metallopeptidase, with protein sequence MNEKIVVLNEYLRNQDWMAGLITSKENIYYLSGFDYEPHERFVGIFLIGHKPLFVLPEMEMEMLLESGWDYDSLTYTDSENVWEKISRFYGDATGTIKELAVEVSCLSLKNVRHLKQMFPNTRIKNLDPKLTGMRMIKRPEEIKKLKTAATYADYAINIGIDALKEGVTELEVLAEIEYKLKKAGIRELSFSPMVLFGNNSSKPHGETGENQLKSGDTVIFDLGVKYEGYCSDITRTVIFKELKDEVKKMYETVLKANASALKECKPGNRIRNIDSAARHEISANGYGPYFPHRIGHGLGINIHEEPSLHSENENSLKTGMVLTVEPGIYIPGLGGIRIEDDVVITDNGCEVLTKFPKDLQVVKGTF encoded by the coding sequence ATGAATGAAAAAATTGTCGTTTTAAATGAATATTTAAGAAATCAGGATTGGATGGCTGGATTAATTACATCGAAGGAAAATATTTATTACTTGTCTGGTTTTGATTATGAACCTCATGAACGTTTCGTAGGTATTTTTTTAATTGGCCATAAACCTTTGTTTGTACTGCCGGAGATGGAGATGGAAATGTTGTTGGAATCTGGATGGGATTATGATTCGCTCACTTATACTGATTCTGAAAATGTCTGGGAAAAAATCTCCAGATTTTATGGAGATGCAACAGGAACTATTAAGGAGCTTGCGGTAGAAGTGAGCTGCCTTTCTCTTAAAAATGTTCGCCACTTGAAGCAGATGTTCCCTAACACCAGGATTAAGAACCTGGACCCCAAACTTACTGGCATGAGGATGATTAAGCGTCCTGAGGAAATTAAAAAATTAAAAACAGCGGCCACCTATGCTGACTATGCCATAAATATCGGGATAGATGCCTTAAAAGAAGGAGTAACAGAATTAGAAGTACTCGCAGAAATCGAATATAAATTAAAAAAAGCTGGTATTAGAGAGTTGTCTTTCTCACCTATGGTGCTGTTTGGCAATAATTCAAGCAAGCCGCATGGCGAAACTGGCGAAAACCAATTGAAGTCAGGAGATACTGTCATATTCGATCTCGGTGTTAAATACGAGGGTTACTGCTCAGATATTACGAGAACGGTGATATTCAAGGAGCTGAAGGATGAAGTGAAAAAGATGTATGAAACCGTCCTGAAGGCAAATGCATCGGCACTGAAAGAGTGCAAGCCTGGCAACCGAATCAGGAACATTGATTCAGCTGCAAGACATGAGATTTCAGCCAATGGCTATGGACCATATTTCCCTCATAGAATCGGGCATGGTTTGGGAATAAATATTCATGAAGAGCCATCGTTGCATTCAGAAAATGAAAACAGCTTAAAAACAGGAATGGTTCTTACAGTAGAACCTGGCATTTACATACCGGGATTGGGCGGCATCAGAATCGAGGATGATGTAGTCATAACTGATAACGGTTGTGAAGTGTTAACCAAATTCCCTAAAGATTTACAAGTGGTTAAGGGCACTTTCTGA
- a CDS encoding amino acid ABC transporter permease, with product MSLEWIVKIVSENWQMFLRGAGITLYVSLIGTVLGAIIGLIAGVIRTIPVPEHGVKKWFLTIINFILSVYIEFFRGTPMIVQAMVIYYGSALAFGVNIDVMAAALIVVSINTGAYMAEIVRGGIVSVDKGQFEAAQAIGMNHFQTMMNVVLPQVVRNILPATGNQFVINIKDTSVLNVISVSELYFLTKSVAGNNFRYFESFFVACVIYFVMTFAVTRILLYFERRLEGPDNYTMVHGEEIQPAK from the coding sequence ATGAGTTTAGAGTGGATCGTTAAGATCGTTTCGGAAAACTGGCAAATGTTCCTTCGAGGAGCTGGTATTACACTTTATGTATCTCTGATAGGTACAGTTTTAGGAGCTATTATTGGTTTAATCGCAGGAGTTATCCGCACAATTCCCGTTCCGGAACATGGAGTAAAAAAATGGTTTCTTACTATCATAAACTTTATACTATCAGTTTATATTGAGTTCTTCCGGGGTACCCCGATGATAGTTCAGGCTATGGTCATATATTATGGCTCTGCGTTAGCATTCGGTGTGAATATAGATGTAATGGCAGCGGCTCTTATTGTGGTTTCCATTAATACAGGAGCTTACATGGCAGAAATTGTCCGCGGAGGCATTGTGTCTGTTGATAAGGGTCAATTTGAAGCTGCGCAGGCAATTGGCATGAACCATTTCCAAACAATGATGAATGTTGTCCTGCCACAAGTGGTTCGCAATATCCTGCCGGCAACTGGCAACCAGTTCGTGATCAATATTAAAGACACTTCAGTTTTAAACGTAATCTCAGTTTCGGAATTATATTTCTTAACAAAATCAGTCGCAGGTAACAACTTCAGATATTTTGAATCATTTTTTGTTGCGTGTGTGATCTATTTTGTCATGACCTTCGCGGTAACTAGAATTTTACTTTATTTTGAAAGAAGACTTGAAGGACCTGACAACTACACAATGGTCCATGGCGAAGAAATACAGCCAGCTAAATAA
- a CDS encoding GreA/GreB family elongation factor — protein sequence MSLSQISHIESTKETFLKQLVFIEENFNELNNMYLYSTPIQERVKNFLSLYISELESYIKDGGWNGPLSKVFIGTKVTVQFKDESETETEDYIISLPDQSDPDANRISFLSPVGRQLLLKNVGDEISLVVPNGTVSLSIKRISFSGN from the coding sequence ATGAGCCTTAGCCAGATATCACACATTGAATCGACAAAAGAAACTTTCCTAAAGCAGCTCGTCTTTATAGAAGAGAACTTTAATGAGTTAAATAACATGTACCTGTATTCAACTCCAATACAGGAAAGAGTCAAGAATTTTCTAAGTCTCTATATTAGTGAATTGGAGAGCTATATAAAAGATGGTGGCTGGAATGGTCCTTTGTCAAAGGTGTTCATTGGCACAAAAGTAACAGTCCAGTTTAAAGATGAAAGTGAAACTGAAACTGAAGACTATATTATAAGCCTGCCCGATCAATCAGACCCGGATGCTAACCGTATCTCATTTTTATCACCGGTTGGAAGGCAGCTTTTGTTGAAAAATGTGGGAGATGAGATTTCTTTGGTTGTTCCAAATGGTACAGTTTCTTTATCAATCAAAAGAATATCCTTTTCTGGAAACTGA
- a CDS encoding amino acid ABC transporter ATP-binding protein, with translation MSMIQVTNLKKSFGQLEVLKDINAIIEESEVVCVIGPSGSGKSTFLRCLNRLEDISGGHVIVNGEDITDPKIDINKVRQNVGMVFQQFNLFPHKTVLENITLGPVKVRSIDNASAEKRALELLAKVGLEEKANSYPGELSGGQKQRVAIARALAMDPKIMLFDEPTSALDPEMVGDVLDVMKQLAVEGMTMVVVTHEMGFAREMGDRVIFMDGGYIVEENVPEELFSNPQHERTKAFLSKVL, from the coding sequence ATGAGCATGATCCAAGTCACCAACTTAAAAAAGTCTTTCGGGCAACTGGAAGTCTTAAAAGATATAAATGCAATTATTGAAGAATCAGAGGTTGTCTGTGTGATTGGTCCTTCTGGCTCAGGTAAAAGTACCTTTTTACGCTGCCTAAATAGACTTGAGGACATCTCCGGCGGGCATGTTATTGTCAACGGAGAGGACATAACGGACCCTAAAATCGATATAAATAAAGTCAGACAGAATGTTGGAATGGTTTTTCAGCAATTTAACCTATTTCCACATAAAACTGTATTAGAAAACATTACTCTTGGGCCTGTTAAGGTTCGGTCAATTGACAATGCGTCTGCAGAAAAGAGAGCCCTTGAGCTGCTTGCCAAAGTAGGCTTGGAGGAAAAGGCAAACAGTTATCCAGGTGAATTATCCGGAGGTCAAAAGCAGCGTGTGGCAATTGCGAGGGCACTCGCTATGGATCCAAAAATCATGCTGTTTGATGAACCTACTTCAGCCCTGGATCCAGAAATGGTAGGAGACGTATTAGATGTAATGAAGCAGCTGGCTGTAGAGGGAATGACGATGGTAGTCGTAACCCATGAAATGGGCTTTGCCCGAGAGATGGGAGACCGGGTGATTTTTATGGACGGAGGATATATTGTCGAAGAAAATGTCCCTGAGGAATTATTCTCAAATCCACAGCATGAGAGGACGAAGGCTTTTTTGAGCAAGGTTTTGTAG
- a CDS encoding transporter substrate-binding domain-containing protein, translated as MRKFGVLIVTFIMMLALAACGNEEENVEGKTFKVGIDTTYPPFEFEEGGKYKGIDIELMDAIAKDQGFKIEYSPMDFNGIIPAMQAGEMDVAIAGMSITDERKKVVDFSDPYFDAGLTLVVKKDNTDIKTIEDLKGKTVAVKKGTTGAKFAEEKADKGGFKVVQFNDSPSMFQEVSNGNADVLIEDYPVIAYAIAQKDLGLKITGDRLNGDQYGIAVIKGENQELLKKINTGLKELKKNGKYEEIVNKYLGE; from the coding sequence TTGAGGAAGTTTGGTGTACTAATTGTTACTTTTATTATGATGCTGGCATTAGCCGCATGCGGTAATGAAGAGGAGAATGTAGAGGGCAAGACATTCAAGGTCGGAATTGATACTACTTACCCTCCTTTTGAATTCGAAGAAGGTGGCAAATATAAAGGCATCGACATCGAATTGATGGATGCGATTGCGAAAGACCAGGGCTTTAAAATCGAATATTCACCAATGGACTTTAACGGGATCATCCCGGCCATGCAGGCTGGCGAAATGGATGTAGCAATTGCTGGTATGAGTATTACAGATGAGAGAAAAAAGGTAGTTGATTTTTCCGATCCTTATTTCGATGCAGGGCTTACACTGGTTGTAAAAAAGGATAACACAGACATCAAAACGATTGAAGACTTAAAAGGGAAGACTGTTGCCGTTAAAAAGGGTACAACTGGAGCAAAGTTTGCAGAAGAAAAGGCTGATAAAGGCGGATTCAAGGTCGTCCAGTTTAATGACAGCCCATCCATGTTCCAGGAAGTATCGAACGGGAATGCAGATGTACTAATTGAAGATTATCCTGTTATTGCCTATGCAATTGCCCAGAAAGACCTCGGACTGAAAATTACGGGTGACCGTTTAAATGGTGACCAGTACGGAATTGCTGTCATAAAGGGTGAAAATCAGGAATTGTTAAAGAAAATCAATACAGGTTTGAAAGAACTTAAGAAAAACGGCAAGTATGAGGAAATTGTAAACAAGTACCTTGGCGAATAA
- a CDS encoding amino acid ABC transporter permease, translating to MDIIMDSLPYLLKGLKTTLYIFLIAIILGFIIGLVVALFRLGPIKALNWIGRIFVDAIRGTPFLVQLFFIYFGVNSLSFISFDRTTAGIITVAINAGAYFAEIIRAGIQSIDKGQTEAARSIGLSAAQTMRYIVLPQAFRRMLPTITNQSIISLKDTSLLSIIGIADLTQQGEIRASATFEAFNIWLTVGIIYFVIIYLLSLLGHFLERRFELR from the coding sequence ATGGATATAATTATGGATTCTTTGCCTTACTTATTAAAAGGGCTAAAGACTACCCTTTATATTTTTTTAATAGCAATCATTCTTGGTTTTATCATTGGTCTTGTTGTGGCATTGTTTCGACTGGGGCCTATTAAAGCATTAAATTGGATTGGCCGCATTTTTGTTGATGCAATCCGGGGGACACCGTTCCTCGTGCAATTATTCTTTATCTATTTTGGAGTGAACTCACTGTCCTTTATTTCCTTTGACAGAACAACTGCAGGGATCATTACAGTTGCGATCAATGCAGGGGCGTACTTTGCTGAAATAATCAGGGCAGGTATTCAATCAATCGATAAGGGCCAGACAGAGGCTGCCAGGTCTATAGGGCTTTCAGCAGCACAAACAATGAGGTACATTGTTCTTCCCCAGGCGTTCAGAAGAATGCTTCCAACAATTACAAATCAATCGATCATAAGTTTGAAGGACACCTCGCTGCTTTCGATTATTGGGATAGCAGACCTCACCCAGCAAGGAGAAATTCGAGCTTCTGCTACATTTGAAGCTTTTAATATCTGGCTGACAGTAGGTATCATCTACTTTGTTATTATTTATTTACTGTCCTTACTTGGCCATTTCCTCGAAAGGAGATTTGAACTGCGATGA
- a CDS encoding sigma-54 interaction domain-containing protein, whose protein sequence is MEKLDIKKIIRTDYCFDGTEDLSSFSIILKIDKDQLYFLSADDYSFYKQMASKKLNWKKCLMIKIDDFDMNKIPQKTISNLVVFTSSNDDIMGYVEWEDLFRHVSSGYQELEAFFHTLVDTIENSVSVVDKESKTIVWTKGAEKIFSIPKEEILGKDMKHFFPKEMLLNEETMLSGKSFKNQLHKPREDLFVLINVNPVISNGEIIGAVAAETDVTSQVLMNQELFNASSKIQKLQSKVSKLSNSIDPFQKIKGSSREINNAVSLARKMAKTSENILLLGETGVGKEVFAKAIHNESRSEKPFIALNCGAISPTLFESELFGYEKGSFSGGDPKGKIGKIDLTGEGTLFLDEVGDLPLEQQVKLLRVLENKMYFPVGGLKARSVKCRIIAATNKNLEKLAEQGKFREDLYYRLNTFTIQIPPLRMRRQDILELFHLFLYESSLKYGRQIIYIAPQITQMLLEYEWKGNIRELKSVVDRMVLFSEDGHLVPDSLPEKIAKVESIPVYVSDKDLQNDVDIFEKQKIVEALTKEKGNKTEAAKRLGITRATLYNKMKKLNINL, encoded by the coding sequence TTGGAAAAGCTTGATATAAAGAAAATAATACGAACAGACTATTGTTTCGATGGAACCGAGGATCTGAGCAGCTTCTCCATCATATTAAAAATCGATAAAGACCAATTATATTTCTTATCCGCGGATGACTATTCTTTTTACAAGCAGATGGCTTCAAAAAAGTTAAACTGGAAAAAGTGTTTAATGATTAAAATCGATGATTTTGATATGAACAAAATTCCGCAAAAAACAATATCTAATTTAGTTGTCTTTACTAGCAGTAATGATGACATAATGGGCTATGTGGAATGGGAGGATCTTTTCAGGCATGTCAGTTCAGGCTATCAGGAATTAGAAGCTTTTTTCCATACATTGGTCGATACAATCGAGAACTCAGTTTCTGTGGTGGATAAAGAAAGTAAAACGATTGTTTGGACAAAAGGCGCAGAGAAGATTTTCTCTATTCCGAAAGAAGAGATTCTGGGAAAAGATATGAAACACTTCTTTCCTAAGGAAATGCTCTTAAATGAAGAAACAATGTTGTCTGGAAAGTCATTTAAGAACCAGCTTCATAAACCGAGAGAAGATCTTTTTGTACTTATCAATGTTAACCCAGTTATTTCGAATGGTGAGATCATTGGTGCAGTAGCAGCTGAAACGGATGTAACCAGTCAAGTTTTGATGAATCAGGAGTTATTTAACGCTTCCTCTAAAATACAAAAGTTGCAAAGCAAGGTGTCAAAACTAAGTAATTCGATTGATCCGTTCCAGAAGATTAAAGGCTCAAGCAGGGAAATCAATAACGCTGTCTCCCTGGCAAGAAAAATGGCAAAAACCTCGGAAAACATATTATTGCTGGGTGAAACGGGGGTTGGCAAAGAAGTGTTCGCAAAGGCGATTCACAATGAAAGCCGTTCTGAAAAACCTTTTATCGCTTTAAATTGTGGCGCGATTTCTCCAACCTTGTTTGAAAGTGAATTGTTTGGCTATGAAAAAGGGTCCTTTTCAGGGGGGGATCCTAAGGGTAAAATCGGAAAAATAGACCTTACAGGTGAAGGAACCTTATTTTTAGATGAAGTTGGAGATTTACCACTAGAGCAACAAGTCAAATTGTTAAGAGTACTGGAAAATAAGATGTATTTTCCGGTCGGAGGATTAAAGGCAAGGTCGGTAAAGTGCCGAATCATTGCAGCAACGAATAAGAATCTGGAGAAACTGGCAGAACAGGGTAAATTTAGAGAAGACCTGTACTATAGATTAAATACTTTTACTATACAAATTCCACCGTTACGGATGCGAAGACAAGATATCCTAGAGCTTTTTCATCTATTCCTTTACGAATCATCCCTCAAATACGGACGGCAAATCATCTATATAGCACCTCAAATAACTCAAATGTTACTTGAGTACGAATGGAAAGGGAATATTAGAGAGCTGAAAAGTGTTGTCGATCGAATGGTCCTGTTCTCAGAAGATGGACATTTAGTGCCAGATTCACTGCCAGAGAAGATAGCAAAGGTGGAAAGTATCCCAGTCTATGTTTCTGATAAGGATTTGCAAAATGATGTTGATATCTTTGAAAAACAAAAGATAGTAGAGGCATTGACAAAAGAAAAAGGAAACAAAACGGAAGCGGCTAAACGATTGGGTATAACGAGAGCCACGCTATATAATAAAATGAAAAAACTAAATATAAACCTTTAA